The Microbacterium limosum genome contains a region encoding:
- a CDS encoding PP2C family protein-serine/threonine phosphatase yields the protein MSDTDTDTAASADRRTLPLSGGGELTLSWAAVTHRGVRRDQNQDAVLADFPLFIVADGMGGHLGGEIASASTIDRLGAVVRDGKVSVKTIERALAKAVKDILSHPQATDDGTGTTVTGMFLDQSGAEPTWVTLNIGDSRVYLLRDDSLVQVTTDHSVVQELVAAGRLSPEEAENHPYGNVITRAVGPSESVQPDYVRLDVVDGDRFVICSDGLTKELTDYGIRHFLAENRDPKAAVEAMLAAALDNGGRDNITVIVLNVERTGHRAGDAEADTDTAARRGPRDDGSSTEPILAR from the coding sequence TTGTCCGATACCGACACCGACACCGCAGCATCCGCCGACCGGCGAACGCTGCCCCTGAGCGGGGGCGGCGAACTGACGCTGTCGTGGGCCGCCGTGACGCACCGCGGAGTGAGGCGAGACCAGAACCAGGACGCCGTGCTCGCCGATTTCCCCCTGTTCATCGTCGCCGACGGGATGGGTGGGCACCTCGGGGGCGAGATCGCCAGCGCGAGCACGATCGACCGGCTGGGAGCCGTCGTGCGGGACGGCAAGGTGTCGGTGAAGACCATCGAGCGGGCGCTGGCGAAGGCGGTCAAGGACATCCTCTCCCACCCCCAGGCCACCGACGACGGCACGGGGACCACCGTGACCGGCATGTTCCTCGATCAGAGCGGGGCCGAGCCCACCTGGGTCACGCTCAACATCGGCGACTCCCGTGTCTACCTGCTGCGCGACGACTCGCTCGTCCAGGTCACGACGGACCACTCGGTGGTGCAGGAGCTCGTCGCGGCGGGACGCCTGAGCCCCGAAGAGGCGGAGAACCATCCGTACGGGAACGTCATCACACGGGCCGTCGGGCCGAGCGAGAGCGTGCAGCCCGATTACGTACGCCTCGACGTCGTCGACGGCGACCGCTTCGTCATCTGCTCGGACGGTCTGACGAAGGAGCTCACCGACTACGGCATCCGGCACTTCCTCGCCGAGAACCGCGATCCCAAGGCGGCCGTCGAGGCGATGCTCGCGGCGGCTCTGGACAACGGCGGGCGCGACAACATCACGGTCATCGTCCTCAATGTCGAGCGCACGGGCCACCGCGCCGGCGACGCCGAAGCCGACACCGACACGGCCGCGCGTCGCGGCCCGCGCGACGACGGCTCCTCCACAGAGCCGATTCTCGCCCGCTGA
- a CDS encoding aldo/keto reductase, whose product MTDMPQRRVGASGLLVSAIGLGCNNFGRAGTHSETLEGTRDVLDAALDAGVTFLDTADVYGKEPGLSETLMGAALQGRRDRFVVATKFGHSQIPGGVSSTASKGSRAYVRAAVEASLRRLRTDWIDLYQLHTPDPETPIEETLDALTELVREGKVRYIGHSNLSGWQLAQADAVARARGAERFISAQNQYSLLARAAEREVIPAARASGVGFLPFFPLHNGLLTGKFAREGGPEDSRIMRQRPHVWRDAPWDALEAYARFCDERGITMLQATFGWLLAQPALASVIAGATTPDQIRQNAAAASWTPTADDLDAIDGILPLPADPAAG is encoded by the coding sequence ATGACCGATATGCCCCAGCGCCGCGTCGGCGCATCCGGACTTCTCGTCAGCGCGATCGGCCTCGGCTGCAACAACTTCGGGCGCGCGGGGACCCACAGCGAGACGCTCGAGGGCACGCGCGACGTGCTGGATGCCGCACTGGATGCCGGGGTCACCTTCCTGGACACCGCCGACGTCTACGGCAAGGAGCCCGGGCTCTCGGAGACACTGATGGGGGCCGCGCTGCAAGGTCGGCGTGACCGCTTCGTCGTGGCCACGAAGTTCGGGCACTCGCAGATCCCCGGGGGAGTGTCCAGCACGGCATCCAAAGGGTCGCGCGCCTACGTGCGTGCCGCGGTCGAAGCCTCGCTCCGCCGCCTGCGCACCGACTGGATCGATCTCTACCAGCTGCACACGCCCGACCCCGAGACGCCCATCGAGGAGACCCTCGACGCCCTCACCGAGCTCGTCCGGGAGGGGAAGGTGCGCTACATCGGGCACTCCAACCTGTCCGGGTGGCAGTTGGCGCAGGCGGACGCCGTCGCGCGCGCCCGCGGTGCGGAGCGCTTCATCTCCGCCCAGAACCAGTACAGCCTGCTCGCCCGGGCGGCGGAGCGCGAGGTGATTCCGGCGGCGCGTGCCTCGGGAGTCGGGTTCCTCCCGTTCTTCCCGCTCCACAACGGCCTCCTCACCGGCAAGTTCGCCCGCGAGGGCGGACCCGAGGACAGCCGCATCATGCGCCAGCGCCCGCACGTGTGGCGCGACGCGCCGTGGGACGCGCTGGAGGCGTACGCGCGATTCTGCGACGAACGCGGCATCACGATGCTCCAGGCGACGTTCGGGTGGCTCCTCGCGCAGCCCGCTCTCGCGAGCGTCATCGCGGGCGCGACGACCCCGGATCAGATCCGCCAGAACGCCGCCGCGGCATCCTGGACGCCCACGGCGGACGACCTGGACGCGATCGACGGCATACTGCCGCTGCCCGCCGACCCCGCGGCCGGCTGA
- a CDS encoding large exoprotein gives MATVAGGADVKGDFTVAEAYNDGGAGAAIAFLLIVLPILLILIFAGYIIGSFLLMKIFEKAGVQGKWRAWVPVYNSMILAKLGDVSPWVMLGAIVAASVLGQVPIIGWLLSLVALAVAVMVGWRVGLKLGHEWYLLLLWLIPGLGTLIWLAILAFGQSRWNSAVAPAPWAGNSFLADRTVWEGVPAQASAGGVSAPPASPGYAAGASAPTSAPSAAAYPPPAAPQPPAAPPAPPAGTTDAGASDDPNSPRV, from the coding sequence GTGGCCACTGTGGCCGGCGGGGCTGACGTGAAGGGAGACTTCACCGTGGCCGAGGCCTACAACGACGGTGGGGCGGGAGCCGCCATCGCCTTCCTGCTCATCGTTCTGCCGATCCTGCTGATCCTGATCTTCGCCGGGTACATCATCGGGTCGTTCCTGCTGATGAAGATCTTCGAGAAGGCCGGCGTGCAGGGCAAGTGGCGCGCATGGGTGCCCGTCTACAACTCGATGATCCTCGCCAAACTGGGCGACGTATCGCCGTGGGTCATGCTCGGCGCCATCGTCGCCGCCAGCGTGCTCGGTCAGGTGCCGATCATCGGCTGGCTGCTCTCGCTCGTCGCCCTCGCCGTCGCCGTCATGGTCGGATGGCGCGTGGGCCTCAAGCTCGGACACGAGTGGTACCTGCTGCTGCTCTGGCTCATCCCGGGACTCGGCACGCTCATCTGGCTCGCGATCCTCGCGTTCGGTCAGTCGCGCTGGAACTCCGCGGTGGCCCCGGCCCCGTGGGCGGGCAACTCCTTCCTCGCCGACAGAACCGTCTGGGAGGGCGTCCCCGCCCAGGCCTCCGCCGGCGGCGTCTCGGCGCCGCCCGCCTCGCCCGGGTACGCCGCCGGCGCATCCGCACCGACGTCCGCGCCCTCCGCGGCCGCGTATCCGCCGCCCGCGGCGCCCCAGCCGCCCGCCGCCCCGCCCGCGCCTCCGGCGGGCACGACGGATGCCGGGGCTTCCGACGATCCGAACAGCCCCCGCGTCTGA
- a CDS encoding YaaA family protein yields the protein MLILLPPSETKRVGGEGPALALDGLALPSLHAVREDVVAALVALSARPDDAARVLKLGPRQRDQIAVNAGLRSAATMPAMDRYTGVLFDALDAGTLGDAERAWLGRHALIHTAPFGPVGVLDGIPSYRLAAGASLPGVPPLRRAWVGPVTQALTAVDAPFVLDLRSEAYVALGPVPPAAASAYIRVVSDDGSGTGARALNHFNKRAKGELVRALAKNAPVIASGEDLLAWAAAARVDLRRTPDPRVWHLVV from the coding sequence GTGCTCATACTCCTGCCGCCGTCGGAGACGAAGCGCGTCGGAGGCGAAGGGCCCGCCCTGGCGCTGGATGGGCTGGCGCTGCCGAGCCTGCACGCCGTGCGCGAGGACGTCGTCGCCGCGCTGGTCGCCCTTTCGGCGCGACCGGATGACGCGGCGCGGGTCCTCAAGCTCGGGCCGCGGCAGCGCGATCAAATCGCCGTGAACGCGGGGCTGCGCTCGGCGGCGACGATGCCCGCGATGGACCGGTACACGGGCGTGCTGTTCGACGCCCTCGACGCCGGCACGCTCGGCGACGCCGAACGCGCCTGGCTCGGTCGGCACGCGCTCATCCACACGGCGCCCTTCGGACCCGTCGGCGTCCTGGACGGCATCCCCTCATACCGACTCGCCGCGGGCGCATCCCTTCCCGGCGTGCCGCCGCTTCGTCGTGCCTGGGTGGGTCCCGTGACGCAGGCGCTGACCGCGGTCGACGCGCCGTTCGTCCTGGACCTGCGGTCGGAGGCCTATGTCGCGCTGGGTCCGGTGCCCCCGGCGGCCGCGTCGGCATACATCCGGGTGGTGTCGGACGACGGATCCGGTACGGGGGCGCGGGCGCTCAACCACTTCAACAAGCGCGCGAAGGGCGAGCTGGTGCGGGCTCTCGCGAAGAACGCGCCCGTGATCGCGTCGGGGGAGGATCTGTTGGCGTGGGCCGCGGCGGCGCGGGTGGATCTCCGACGCACGCCCGACCCGCGGGTGTGGCATCTCGTCGTATGA
- a CDS encoding F0F1 ATP synthase subunit epsilon: protein MPLKVSLVSADAEVWTGDASLVIAKTVEGEIGFMPGHEPVLAILAEGQVRITTSDGSKILANAQDGFLSMEADTLTIVAGNAALIA, encoded by the coding sequence ATGCCGCTGAAGGTCAGCCTGGTCTCGGCCGATGCCGAGGTCTGGACCGGAGACGCGTCCCTCGTGATCGCGAAGACCGTGGAGGGCGAGATCGGATTCATGCCCGGCCACGAGCCCGTGCTGGCGATCCTGGCTGAAGGCCAGGTTCGCATCACGACCTCCGACGGGTCGAAGATCCTCGCCAACGCGCAGGACGGCTTCCTCTCGATGGAGGCCGACACCTTGACGATCGTCGCAGGGAACGCCGCACTCATCGCCTGA
- the atpD gene encoding F0F1 ATP synthase subunit beta, whose product MTPTATAEATETAVVGRVARVTGPVVDIEFPHDAIPEIYNALKTTITIGEESSELTLEVAQHLGDDLVRAIALKPTDGLVRGQEVRDTGGPITVPVGDVTKGKVFNVIGEVLNAAPGETVEVTERWGIHRKAPNFDQLESKTQMFETGIKVIDLLTPYVQGGKIGLFGGAGVGKTVLIQEMIQRVAQDHGGVSVFAGVGERTREGNDLIHEMEEAGVFDKTALVFGQMDEPPGTRLRVALSALTMAEYFRDVQKQDVLLFIDNIFRFTQAGSEVSTLLGRMPSAVGYQPNLADEMGVLQERITSTRGHSITSLQAIYVPADDYTDPAPATTFAHLDATTELSREIASKGLYPAVDPLTSTSRILDPRYIGEDHYRVATSVKQILQKNKELQEIIAILGVDELSEEDKVVVSRARRIQQFLSQNTYMAKKFTGVEGSTVPIKETIESFDAIVKGDFDHVAEQAFFNVGGISDVEARWAQIQKENG is encoded by the coding sequence ATGACCCCCACCGCCACCGCCGAAGCGACGGAGACCGCGGTCGTCGGGCGCGTCGCGCGCGTCACCGGTCCCGTCGTCGACATCGAGTTCCCGCACGACGCGATCCCCGAGATCTACAACGCGCTCAAGACGACGATCACGATCGGCGAGGAGTCCAGCGAGCTGACCCTCGAGGTCGCGCAGCACCTGGGCGACGACCTCGTCCGTGCGATCGCCCTGAAGCCCACCGACGGCCTCGTCCGCGGCCAGGAGGTGCGCGACACGGGCGGTCCCATCACGGTCCCGGTCGGCGACGTCACCAAGGGCAAGGTCTTCAACGTCATCGGCGAGGTGCTCAACGCCGCTCCCGGTGAGACCGTCGAGGTCACCGAGCGCTGGGGCATCCACCGCAAGGCGCCCAACTTCGACCAGCTCGAGTCGAAGACGCAGATGTTCGAGACCGGCATCAAGGTCATCGACCTGCTCACCCCGTACGTGCAGGGTGGGAAGATCGGCCTCTTCGGTGGTGCCGGCGTCGGCAAGACCGTGCTCATCCAGGAGATGATCCAGCGCGTCGCGCAGGACCACGGCGGTGTGTCGGTGTTCGCCGGTGTCGGCGAGCGCACCCGTGAGGGCAACGACCTCATCCACGAGATGGAGGAGGCGGGCGTCTTCGACAAGACCGCCCTCGTGTTCGGCCAGATGGACGAGCCGCCGGGAACGCGTCTGCGCGTCGCCCTGTCGGCCCTGACGATGGCGGAGTACTTCCGCGACGTGCAGAAGCAGGACGTGCTGCTCTTCATCGACAACATCTTCCGCTTCACACAGGCCGGCTCCGAGGTCTCGACGCTTCTCGGTCGCATGCCCTCCGCCGTGGGCTACCAGCCGAACCTCGCCGACGAGATGGGTGTGCTCCAGGAGCGCATCACTTCGACGCGCGGTCACTCGATCACCTCCCTCCAGGCGATCTACGTCCCCGCCGACGACTACACCGACCCGGCGCCGGCCACGACATTCGCGCACCTCGACGCGACGACGGAGCTCTCGCGAGAGATCGCCTCCAAGGGCCTCTACCCGGCCGTCGACCCGCTGACGTCGACCAGCCGTATCCTCGACCCGCGCTACATCGGCGAGGACCACTACCGCGTGGCGACCTCGGTGAAGCAGATCCTGCAGAAGAACAAGGAACTGCAGGAGATCATCGCGATCCTCGGTGTCGACGAGCTCTCCGAAGAGGACAAGGTCGTCGTGTCGCGTGCGCGGCGCATCCAGCAGTTCCTCTCGCAGAACACCTACATGGCGAAGAAGTTCACCGGCGTCGAGGGCTCGACGGTTCCGATCAAGGAGACCATCGAGTCGTTCGACGCGATCGTCAAGGGCGACTTCGACCACGTCGCCGAGCAGGCGTTCTTCAACGTCGGCGGCATCTCCGACGTCGAGGCCCGCTGGGCGCAGATCCAGAAGGAGAACGGCTGA